In Candidatus Cloacimonadota bacterium, a single genomic region encodes these proteins:
- a CDS encoding N-acetylmuramoyl-L-alanine amidase produces the protein MPNRFKAMLLGMILLSCWASFLGADINLLYMPAKIPKKLPTQTLENRSYVALEKMNTLLQSMIRVEYSEYNDHRINIWYNGQQFTFITNSPYYSFAEGVFNMQYPFLQMGAEYYLPETFFLQNLPLHFPKDIYLKDKVLHIPRPVDKGVVRIVLDPGHGGKDPGAVGKNGTREKDINLNVGLMLKSMLEKELGVEVLMTRSDDRFIPLSGRTKFAMDKKADLFVSLHTNASKNRSAKGLETYYLSTSSTSDSRAEEALENDVVELYEGAGAKKKYDALDFILSDLSQTTYQEYSNELATLVQRNMVSGVQGQDRGVKQASFYVLRGAFMPAILIEMGFISNLNEEAALANKQYQERMSRTIFEGIKRFKYSYDRVLKTN, from the coding sequence ATGCCAAATAGATTCAAAGCCATGCTTCTGGGCATGATCCTGCTCTCATGTTGGGCCTCTTTTCTTGGCGCCGACATCAATCTGCTCTACATGCCTGCCAAGATTCCCAAAAAACTGCCCACTCAAACCCTGGAAAACCGTTCCTACGTGGCGCTGGAAAAGATGAACACGCTGCTCCAATCCATGATCAGGGTTGAATACAGCGAGTATAACGACCACCGTATAAACATCTGGTACAATGGCCAGCAGTTCACTTTCATCACCAACTCGCCTTATTACAGTTTTGCAGAGGGTGTGTTCAACATGCAGTACCCCTTTTTGCAGATGGGTGCTGAATACTATCTTCCGGAAACCTTCTTCCTGCAGAACCTGCCGCTTCACTTCCCAAAGGATATCTATCTCAAAGACAAGGTGTTACACATACCCCGCCCAGTGGACAAAGGCGTGGTCCGCATCGTGCTTGACCCTGGCCATGGCGGTAAAGACCCCGGCGCGGTGGGGAAAAACGGGACCCGAGAAAAGGACATTAACCTGAACGTGGGCCTCATGCTGAAATCGATGCTGGAAAAAGAGCTGGGTGTGGAGGTGCTGATGACCCGCTCCGATGACCGCTTCATTCCCCTTTCAGGGCGAACCAAATTTGCCATGGACAAAAAGGCCGACCTGTTTGTGAGCCTGCACACCAACGCCTCCAAAAACCGCAGCGCAAAAGGCCTCGAAACATACTATCTTTCAACCTCTTCCACTTCCGATTCACGGGCCGAGGAAGCTCTGGAAAACGACGTGGTTGAGCTTTACGAAGGAGCCGGGGCAAAGAAAAAGTACGACGCGCTTGACTTCATCCTCAGCGACCTGAGCCAGACCACATATCAGGAATACAGCAACGAACTGGCAACCCTGGTCCAGCGCAACATGGTTTCAGGAGTGCAAGGCCAGGACCGGGGCGTGAAACAAGCCAGCTTTTACGTTTTACGAGGAGCCTTCATGCCCGCCATCCTGATCGAGATGGGATTCATCTCAAACCTCAACGAGGAAGCTGCACTGGCCAACAAACAGTATCAGGAACGCATGTCCCGCACCATCTTTGAAGGCATCAAGCGCTTCAAATACAGCTACGACAGGGTTCTCAAGACCAATTGA
- the phnC gene encoding phosphonate ABC transporter ATP-binding protein, which translates to MAQLEIKDLRKTYDHKVWALDKVSFDVQKGDFIILLGLSGSGKSTLLRCINRLIEPDGGDVLYEGKSVRALSPTQLRRYRRSIAMVFQQFNLVKNLSVLTNVLTGRLGYHGLLDKYSASEIDAAYHNLDRVGLKKYAKRQVKSLSGGQQQRVAIARALMQNPAIVLADEPVASLDPATADSIMQYLAEINSEGISVLCSLHFLSLARRYGNRVVALKDGLKVYEGLPVEIDNARFKQIYGQDAEEV; encoded by the coding sequence ATGGCTCAGCTCGAGATAAAAGACCTTCGCAAAACCTATGACCACAAGGTCTGGGCTTTGGACAAAGTCAGCTTCGATGTCCAAAAGGGTGATTTCATCATCCTGCTGGGCCTCTCCGGCAGCGGCAAGTCAACCCTCCTGCGCTGCATAAACAGGCTGATAGAGCCGGATGGGGGCGACGTCCTCTACGAAGGAAAATCGGTGCGCGCCCTGTCACCAACTCAGTTGCGAAGATACCGCCGCAGCATCGCCATGGTCTTTCAGCAGTTCAACCTTGTAAAAAACCTCAGCGTGCTCACCAATGTGCTCACGGGGCGGCTGGGATATCACGGCTTGCTGGACAAATACAGCGCCTCGGAAATCGACGCGGCCTACCATAATCTGGACCGGGTGGGCTTGAAAAAATATGCCAAGCGGCAGGTGAAAAGCCTCTCCGGCGGCCAGCAGCAAAGGGTGGCCATCGCCCGGGCCCTGATGCAAAATCCGGCTATTGTCCTGGCTGACGAACCCGTTGCCAGCCTCGATCCCGCCACCGCTGATTCCATCATGCAATATCTGGCTGAAATCAATTCCGAAGGCATCTCCGTGCTCTGCTCGCTGCATTTCCTTTCCCTCGCCCGCCGCTACGGCAACCGCGTTGTCGCACTCAAGGACGGGCTAAAGGTTTATGAGGGCCTGCCCGTCGAGATAGACAACGCCCGCTTCAAACAAATCTACGGCCAGGACGCGGAAGAGGTCTAA
- a CDS encoding acylphosphatase, translating into MLTWELRATGRVQFVGFRRFARTCALRCSLTGWVRNQGDGSVLIEATGDRDKLELFCELLRAGNRFVDVRELRIREQDETVVYDDFTIR; encoded by the coding sequence ATGCTTACTTGGGAACTACGAGCCACGGGGCGCGTCCAATTCGTCGGTTTCCGCAGATTCGCGCGGACTTGCGCTCTGCGGTGCTCGCTCACTGGCTGGGTTCGCAACCAGGGTGACGGCAGCGTGCTGATCGAAGCCACCGGGGACAGGGACAAGCTTGAGCTATTCTGCGAGCTGCTGCGTGCCGGCAACAGGTTTGTTGATGTGCGCGAGCTGCGCATCAGGGAACAAGACGAAACGGTTGTTTACGATGATTTTACGATACGATAA
- a CDS encoding DUF512 domain-containing protein, translating to MPLKVMKVQPRSPAAKAGIKDGDTILSINAMPINDFFDLEYYGNDYQLEFELKGSDSNCRILTLLRQPNKPLGIEPEPHEVASCANSCVFCFIDQLPSGLRPTLYQKDDDYLFSYVFGNYITLNNLSPTQLKRIVNQHISPLYVSVHSTDPMLRKKLMRYRTDFDLLQTLRYLSGQGIDFHLQIVCVPQYNCGDRLRATLSDLLAGSVNVLSIGVVPVGLTGFRENLTELKPFTAELAAETITIIDSFRQQGQPVQAADELYVMAGLSVPDEHYYGDFPQLENGIGMLRLSRMNFRRRRSALIKELDKAGMPLVMLTSRSAESTIKELASRLEPKLEKASVRVKAIANNWLGGQVSVSGLLAAKDILEQHNATGNEGLIVPSNIFNHDGITLDDVSQIEFRDLLGRPLLVVDQYFEDWEWI from the coding sequence ATGCCGCTGAAAGTGATGAAAGTCCAACCCCGCAGCCCAGCCGCCAAAGCCGGGATCAAGGACGGCGATACCATTCTCAGCATCAACGCCATGCCCATCAACGACTTTTTCGACCTTGAGTATTACGGCAACGATTACCAGCTTGAGTTTGAACTGAAGGGTTCAGACAGTAACTGTAGAATTCTCACCTTGCTGCGCCAGCCGAACAAGCCCCTGGGCATTGAGCCAGAACCCCACGAAGTTGCTTCCTGCGCCAACAGCTGCGTTTTTTGCTTCATCGACCAGTTGCCGTCCGGATTGCGCCCCACCCTCTATCAAAAAGATGACGACTATCTCTTTTCCTACGTATTCGGGAATTACATCACGCTGAACAACCTGAGCCCCACTCAGCTCAAACGCATTGTGAATCAGCATATCAGCCCGCTCTATGTCTCCGTGCATAGCACCGATCCCATGCTTCGGAAGAAGCTGATGCGCTACCGGACTGATTTTGACCTGCTTCAAACCCTGCGTTACCTTTCCGGCCAGGGAATCGACTTTCACCTCCAAATAGTCTGTGTGCCGCAATACAACTGTGGAGACCGGCTCCGCGCCACTCTCAGCGATCTGCTGGCTGGTTCCGTGAATGTTTTGTCCATCGGAGTGGTGCCAGTTGGCCTAACCGGTTTCCGGGAAAACCTTACAGAACTTAAGCCCTTCACAGCGGAGCTCGCGGCGGAAACCATCACCATCATCGATTCTTTCAGGCAGCAGGGCCAGCCAGTCCAAGCCGCGGACGAGCTTTACGTCATGGCAGGCCTGTCTGTTCCGGACGAACATTATTATGGGGATTTTCCCCAGTTGGAAAACGGGATCGGCATGCTCCGCCTCAGCAGGATGAATTTCCGCAGGCGCCGCAGTGCCTTAATCAAAGAGCTGGACAAAGCCGGGATGCCTTTAGTGATGCTGACCTCGCGTTCGGCAGAATCCACAATCAAAGAACTGGCCAGCAGGCTGGAACCAAAGCTGGAAAAAGCCTCTGTGCGGGTGAAAGCCATAGCCAACAACTGGTTGGGAGGCCAGGTTAGCGTGAGCGGTCTGCTCGCGGCGAAGGACATTCTGGAACAACACAATGCAACCGGAAACGAAGGCCTGATCGTGCCTTCCAATATTTTCAACCATGACGGGATTACCCTGGACGACGTTTCCCAGATCGAATTCCGTGACCTCTTGGGCCGGCCACTGCTAGTGGTGGACCAGTATTTCGAGGATTGGGAATGGATCTGA
- a CDS encoding sodium ion-translocating decarboxylase subunit beta yields the protein MQALFGGILAFQWQQAVMILIGLVLIWLAIAKKYEPTLLLPIGFGTILTNIPFSAAVGEHGPLQILFNAGIATELFPLLIFIGIGAMIDFTPLLKNPFMLLFGAAAQLGIFVTFSAATLLGFSLKQAGAIGIIGAADGPTSIYVANRFAQDLLPAISVAAYSYMALVPIIQPPVIKLLTSKEERKIRMDYQAGEVPKVVKIIFPIAITLIAGIFVPASAALIGFLMFGNLIRECGVLESLSKSAQNELANLVTIFLGISIASTMRGEAFLRPQTLLIFILGLVAFIFDTAGGVLFAKFINLFRKNKINPMIGACGISAFPMSARVIHQMGQKEDPFNFLLMPAVSVNVGGQIGSVIAGGLILALLGNA from the coding sequence ATGCAAGCATTATTTGGTGGAATCCTGGCCTTCCAGTGGCAACAGGCGGTGATGATCCTGATCGGCTTGGTGCTGATCTGGCTGGCCATCGCGAAAAAATATGAGCCGACCCTGCTGCTGCCAATCGGGTTTGGGACCATTCTCACGAATATACCCTTCTCCGCGGCTGTGGGAGAGCACGGACCGCTGCAGATCCTGTTCAATGCAGGCATCGCCACAGAGCTTTTCCCGCTGCTGATCTTCATCGGCATCGGCGCCATGATAGACTTCACGCCCCTGCTCAAAAACCCTTTCATGCTGCTTTTCGGCGCGGCGGCTCAACTAGGCATCTTCGTGACCTTTTCCGCTGCCACCCTGCTTGGCTTCAGCCTGAAACAGGCTGGCGCGATCGGCATCATCGGCGCGGCTGACGGCCCCACCTCGATTTACGTGGCCAACCGTTTCGCGCAGGACCTGCTGCCGGCGATTTCCGTGGCTGCCTATTCCTACATGGCTTTGGTGCCCATCATCCAACCGCCTGTGATCAAACTGCTTACCTCCAAGGAAGAACGCAAGATCCGCATGGACTACCAGGCCGGGGAAGTTCCCAAAGTGGTGAAAATCATCTTCCCCATCGCCATCACGCTGATCGCCGGGATTTTTGTGCCGGCTTCAGCGGCGCTGATCGGCTTTTTGATGTTCGGTAACCTGATCCGCGAATGCGGCGTGCTGGAAAGTCTGTCCAAATCAGCGCAGAATGAACTGGCCAACTTGGTGACGATCTTTCTGGGCATCAGCATCGCCTCCACGATGCGCGGAGAGGCTTTCCTGAGGCCGCAAACCCTTCTGATATTCATACTTGGGCTGGTGGCCTTCATTTTCGATACCGCCGGCGGAGTGCTCTTCGCAAAATTCATTAACCTTTTCCGCAAGAACAAGATAAACCCGATGATCGGAGCCTGCGGGATATCGGCCTTTCCGATGTCCGCGAGGGTTATCCATCAGATGGGGCAAAAAGAAGACCCCTTCAACTTCCTGCTGATGCCGGCTGTGAGCGTCAACGTGGGCGGCCAGATCGGTTCTGTGATCGCCGGCGGCCTCATTCTGGCGCTGTTGGGGAATGCATGA
- a CDS encoding LysM peptidoglycan-binding domain-containing protein has product MILRYDKKTRSGTGGPCHRRGPAWKLSIVVLALLLPVWLAAEMVTHKVQKGDTLYSLSKKYQVSIEEIWELNGLTSNNIGVGQVLKIKKAEPVKPDFKTPPVKPAQTETSPSPPPAEPPDHSKLNLPDDYYYTVQAGETAFRIAVNHKLTPSDFLRWNNLPAENPPIKPGDRLIIKDPASFNPAEEKPAEQGATIQAATPAPADTLLLDQVYVVKRKDTLFSIAKAHGTTVDDIKARNNLSSNDISVGQKLWLTGTPPADQASGSTSKVRTDCIMPTNGRVTSEFGMRRGRPHKGIDIANKSGTPIYAVLDGVVVYSGTQRGYGNVVLIEHPNFVMTVYAHNEKNLVNVGDHVSQGQQIARMGSTGNSTGPHLHFEYRVKGTALNPRKVLPL; this is encoded by the coding sequence ATGATTTTACGATACGATAAAAAGACCCGAAGCGGGACAGGCGGTCCGTGCCATCGCCGCGGGCCTGCATGGAAGCTGTCCATTGTGGTGTTGGCCTTACTGCTGCCGGTTTGGTTGGCGGCGGAGATGGTCACCCATAAGGTGCAAAAAGGTGACACTCTTTACTCGCTGAGCAAGAAATACCAGGTGTCTATCGAAGAGATTTGGGAATTGAACGGCCTTACCAGCAACAATATCGGTGTGGGGCAGGTTTTGAAGATTAAAAAAGCTGAGCCCGTCAAACCGGATTTCAAAACTCCCCCCGTCAAGCCCGCCCAGACAGAAACCTCTCCTTCTCCGCCGCCAGCGGAACCGCCCGACCATAGCAAACTCAACCTTCCGGACGATTACTACTACACTGTGCAGGCGGGCGAAACAGCTTTCCGCATAGCCGTAAACCACAAACTGACACCAAGTGATTTTCTACGCTGGAACAACCTTCCAGCTGAAAACCCGCCGATAAAACCGGGTGATCGCCTTATCATCAAGGACCCGGCAAGTTTTAACCCCGCGGAGGAGAAGCCGGCGGAACAGGGAGCCACAATCCAGGCCGCGACGCCTGCCCCGGCCGACACACTGCTGCTGGATCAGGTTTACGTGGTGAAGAGAAAAGACACCCTGTTCAGCATCGCCAAGGCCCACGGAACCACCGTGGACGACATCAAAGCCCGCAACAACCTCTCTTCCAACGACATCAGCGTGGGCCAGAAACTCTGGTTGACCGGAACTCCGCCTGCCGACCAGGCCTCCGGCTCAACCTCTAAGGTCCGCACTGATTGCATCATGCCAACCAATGGCAGGGTAACCTCGGAATTTGGCATGCGCCGTGGCCGTCCCCACAAGGGCATCGACATCGCCAACAAATCCGGAACGCCGATCTACGCGGTTTTGGACGGAGTGGTTGTCTATTCCGGGACTCAGCGCGGCTACGGGAATGTTGTCCTGATCGAGCATCCGAACTTTGTGATGACGGTTTACGCCCACAACGAAAAGAACTTGGTGAACGTGGGCGACCACGTGAGCCAGGGTCAGCAAATCGCCAGAATGGGCTCCACCGGAAATTCCACCGGCCCCCATCTGCACTTTGAATACCGTGTCAAGGGGACGGCTCTAAATCCCCGCAAGGTGTTGCCGTTATAA
- a CDS encoding RNA polymerase sigma factor RpoD/SigA — translation MNRENVFADQALQNYLKEISKFKALSREEEYELGVRAKAGDQDAINQLVQANLKFVVKIAARYQNRGLSLSELISEGNIGLLKAIEKFDPEKDIKLISYAIWWIKQRIMLAVSEKSSLIRVPLGKSSSVHRVKATRDRMYAETGLKPSNEELSEKMNITEKSIEQLQDQMVETTSYDELISYGDFQEFTTRDMIADDDLVDPQQIYHRERLQHKINRAIEKLDQREADIIRTYYGLNAGQETQNFARIAEKMGLSRERVRQIQKEALKKILSDLKPEEDALVDEFIEKYST, via the coding sequence ATGAACCGGGAAAATGTTTTTGCGGACCAGGCGCTGCAAAATTACCTGAAGGAAATATCCAAGTTTAAGGCCCTGAGCCGCGAAGAGGAATACGAACTGGGCGTCCGGGCCAAAGCCGGTGACCAGGATGCCATAAACCAGTTGGTGCAGGCGAACCTCAAGTTCGTAGTCAAGATAGCCGCCCGCTACCAAAACAGGGGCCTTTCCCTTTCCGAACTGATCAGCGAAGGCAACATCGGCCTGCTGAAAGCGATCGAGAAATTCGATCCGGAAAAAGACATCAAACTAATATCCTACGCCATCTGGTGGATAAAACAGCGCATCATGCTGGCTGTTTCGGAAAAAAGCTCCCTTATTCGCGTGCCTCTGGGCAAATCAAGCTCCGTCCACCGGGTGAAAGCCACTCGGGACCGTATGTACGCCGAGACCGGGCTCAAGCCATCCAATGAGGAACTGAGCGAAAAGATGAACATCACGGAGAAATCCATCGAACAGCTTCAAGACCAGATGGTCGAAACGACCTCATACGACGAACTTATCTCCTACGGTGATTTCCAGGAATTTACCACCCGCGACATGATCGCGGACGACGATTTGGTCGACCCTCAGCAGATTTATCACCGCGAACGCCTGCAGCATAAGATCAACCGGGCCATCGAAAAGCTGGACCAGCGCGAAGCTGACATCATCCGCACTTATTATGGCCTGAACGCCGGGCAGGAAACCCAGAACTTTGCCCGGATCGCTGAAAAGATGGGGCTTTCGCGGGAAAGGGTGCGCCAAATCCAGAAAGAAGCGCTGAAGAAAATTCTATCCGACCTCAAGCCAGAGGAGGATGCCCTGGTGGACGAATTTATAGAAAAATACAGCACCTGA
- a CDS encoding phosphate/phosphite/phosphonate ABC transporter substrate-binding protein — translation MKQAALIVLALILLLASCMSEADKLEKANLELGSKKNPIKMYFVPSMEASTVVTSGEAIAAWLEQETGYKFKVAVPTSYAAVVEAIGAYQADVAWLPTFAYVLAEEKYEAEVQFMTIRNGLNKYCGQFVARADSGIDSLSQIEGKVVAYTDAASTSGYIYPSAILKQQGINPARYTLAGGHPQAITAVYNGTADAACTYWSPPDASGKPMDAREKLLETYPDVFSKLKIVALTDSIPNDTVTFRRGMPDEVKTKLVQALEKFAGTKDGQAIMKELYDIDGLTRATDADYDIVRQTLKALDKDPRQFLKD, via the coding sequence ATGAAACAAGCTGCACTGATAGTTTTGGCACTCATCCTGTTGCTGGCTTCCTGCATGAGTGAAGCCGACAAACTGGAAAAGGCGAATCTTGAACTCGGTTCAAAGAAGAATCCGATCAAGATGTATTTCGTTCCCTCGATGGAAGCCTCCACCGTGGTCACCAGCGGAGAGGCCATCGCCGCCTGGCTGGAACAGGAAACCGGATACAAATTCAAAGTGGCCGTGCCCACCAGTTATGCTGCCGTGGTGGAAGCCATCGGCGCCTATCAGGCCGATGTGGCCTGGCTGCCAACTTTCGCCTACGTGTTGGCTGAGGAAAAATACGAGGCTGAAGTGCAGTTCATGACAATCCGCAACGGTCTGAACAAATATTGTGGGCAATTCGTGGCCCGCGCCGACAGCGGCATCGACAGCCTGAGCCAAATCGAGGGAAAGGTGGTGGCATACACCGACGCGGCTTCAACCTCCGGCTACATCTATCCTTCCGCCATTCTTAAACAGCAGGGCATCAATCCAGCCAGATACACCCTCGCAGGAGGCCATCCGCAAGCAATCACAGCAGTTTACAACGGGACAGCGGACGCAGCCTGCACCTACTGGTCGCCCCCAGATGCCAGCGGCAAACCAATGGATGCCAGGGAAAAGTTGCTGGAGACCTATCCTGATGTCTTTTCCAAGCTGAAAATAGTGGCTCTCACCGATTCCATTCCCAACGACACAGTCACTTTCCGGCGAGGCATGCCTGACGAGGTGAAAACAAAGCTGGTGCAAGCTTTGGAGAAATTCGCCGGCACCAAGGACGGACAGGCCATCATGAAAGAGCTTTACGATATAGACGGCCTAACCCGCGCCACCGATGCCGATTATGACATTGTGCGCCAGACCCTTAAAGCGCTAGACAAAGACCCCAGGCAGTTTCTCAAAGACTGA
- a CDS encoding cytidine deaminase — translation MSIDLDALLEQAQAAMEKAYAPYSGFRVGAALLCADGSVVTGCNVENSSYSLTICAERNALFAAVNQGKRDFLAIAIYVDSDEMFPPCGACRQVLAEFSPRLQILYANRLGSISSDLESLLPQAFSLREE, via the coding sequence ATGAGCATTGATCTTGACGCTTTACTGGAGCAGGCCCAGGCCGCGATGGAAAAGGCTTACGCGCCTTATTCCGGGTTCCGGGTGGGGGCCGCTCTACTCTGCGCTGATGGCAGCGTGGTCACAGGCTGCAACGTGGAAAATTCATCTTATTCCCTGACCATCTGCGCCGAGCGCAATGCCCTCTTCGCCGCTGTGAATCAAGGCAAGCGGGATTTCCTTGCCATTGCCATCTATGTGGATTCTGATGAGATGTTCCCTCCCTGCGGTGCTTGCCGTCAGGTTTTGGCGGAATTCAGCCCCCGCCTGCAAATCCTCTATGCCAATCGCCTTGGCAGCATCAGCAGCGACCTGGAATCCCTCCTGCCCCAAGCATTTAGCCTAAGAGAAGAATGA